From the genome of Virgibacillus siamensis, one region includes:
- a CDS encoding arsenate reductase family protein, with translation MGLMFYWYPNCGTCKKAKKWLDEQKLDYKPVHIVDTPPSKEKMLELIDKSGLPAKKFFNTSGKKYREQNIKEKIKDADTGEMAELLTSDGMLIKRPIVTDGENVTVGFKEEVFEDTWK, from the coding sequence ATGGGGCTGATGTTTTACTGGTATCCGAATTGCGGTACTTGTAAAAAGGCGAAGAAATGGCTGGATGAACAGAAATTGGATTATAAGCCTGTACATATTGTGGATACGCCGCCGTCCAAAGAAAAAATGCTTGAATTGATTGATAAAAGCGGCCTGCCCGCGAAGAAGTTTTTCAATACAAGTGGAAAAAAGTATCGGGAACAAAACATAAAAGAAAAAATTAAAGATGCCGATACTGGAGAAATGGCGGAACTGCTTACATCAGATGGCATGCTGATCAAGCGGCCGATCGTTACAGATGGTGAAAACGTAACGGTTGGGTTCAAAGAAGAAGTTTTTGAAGACACTTGGAAATAG
- the gcvH gene encoding glycine cleavage system protein GcvH has protein sequence MSLPKDLLYSEEHEWIKKEDGKVRIGITDFAQSELGDIVFVELPETGDEIEVDEPFGSVESVKTVSELYAPISGKVVEINEELEDSPEFVNESPYEKAWMVVVEPSDESEIDKLLSAEKYEEIVDED, from the coding sequence ATGAGTTTACCAAAAGATTTGTTATATTCCGAGGAACACGAATGGATCAAAAAAGAAGATGGCAAAGTACGAATTGGGATTACCGATTTCGCACAATCTGAACTTGGCGACATTGTATTTGTCGAGCTTCCGGAAACCGGTGATGAAATTGAGGTTGATGAACCATTTGGCAGTGTCGAATCAGTTAAAACAGTTTCAGAATTGTACGCACCAATCAGCGGCAAAGTCGTTGAAATAAATGAGGAACTGGAAGACAGTCCCGAATTTGTGAACGAATCTCCATATGAAAAGGCGTGGATGGTTGTTGTTGAACCTTCCGATGAATCAGAAATTGATAAATTGCTGTCAGCAGAAAAATACGAAGAAATTGTTGACGAAGATTAA
- a CDS encoding methionine ABC transporter ATP-binding protein: MISIEGLSKVFTSNKNNITAVDDLTLSINEGEIFGVIGYSGAGKSTFVRLLNRLEEPSDGRIVINQQEITALNTKRLRLARQEIGMIFQHFNLLWSRSVKDNIAFPLEIAGVPKREREERVQELIKLVGLSGRENAFPSQLSGGQKQRVGIARALANRPKVLLCDEATSALDPETTNAILDLLVDINKKLDLTVILITHEMHVIRKICNRVAVMEEGKIVEQGEMMDVFLRPQQQVTKKFVEQVMGTSDENEVYASLVETYQSGKIIRLHFLGETANQAVVSSVAKKFAIDINILQGKITQTQRGAYGTLFVQIDGQPSEIDKAVDYIKNETSVEVEVVRDVD, from the coding sequence TTGATTTCAATCGAGGGTTTAAGCAAAGTATTTACATCTAATAAGAATAACATTACAGCTGTTGATGATTTAACCCTATCCATCAACGAAGGTGAAATATTCGGTGTAATCGGGTACAGCGGGGCAGGGAAAAGTACATTTGTACGGCTTCTGAACCGGCTGGAAGAACCTTCAGACGGAAGAATTGTTATAAATCAGCAGGAAATTACAGCTTTGAATACGAAGCGTTTACGGCTTGCACGACAGGAAATCGGGATGATATTTCAGCACTTCAACCTGCTTTGGTCGCGTTCGGTAAAAGATAATATTGCCTTCCCGCTTGAAATTGCCGGAGTTCCAAAACGTGAACGGGAGGAACGTGTACAGGAATTAATAAAATTGGTTGGGTTGTCCGGGAGGGAAAATGCCTTTCCATCACAGTTAAGTGGCGGTCAGAAACAGCGTGTCGGTATCGCCAGAGCACTCGCAAACAGACCGAAAGTGCTGCTTTGTGATGAAGCAACATCAGCACTTGATCCTGAAACAACAAATGCGATTTTGGATCTTCTGGTTGACATTAATAAAAAACTGGATCTGACTGTTATTTTGATTACCCATGAGATGCATGTCATCCGAAAGATATGCAATCGGGTTGCTGTCATGGAAGAAGGAAAAATTGTGGAGCAAGGTGAGATGATGGATGTCTTCCTGAGGCCGCAGCAGCAGGTTACGAAAAAGTTCGTGGAACAGGTGATGGGTACCAGTGACGAGAATGAAGTATATGCCAGTCTGGTTGAAACGTACCAAAGCGGTAAAATCATCCGCCTGCATTTCCTTGGTGAAACAGCCAATCAGGCAGTGGTGAGCAGTGTCGCCAAGAAGTTTGCCATTGATATCAATATTTTACAGGGAAAAATCACGCAGACACAGCGTGGGGCATATGGAACCCTATTCGTTCAAATAGATGGTCAGCCATCTGAAATAGACAAGGCGGTCGACTATATTAAGAATGAAACCTCTGTGGAAGTGGAGGTGGTCCGTGATGTTGACTGA
- a CDS encoding YitT family protein: MKKTVYEYLQIIIGATLVALSYNIFLLPAKLAAGGISGVSTILFELYGLSPAFTQFLINLPIFVIGWIALGKDFSWKTLVGTFWVPFIIYLSADIPYTITNPFLGAVYGGIILGIGLGTVYKGRGSTGGTAAIAQVVKKFTGLSSGYCQLIVDGFVVVSSIIVFNLELTLFALMCIYITSKTIDIVQLRTSASKLIMIITENEEKIQRLINEEVDRGMTKVRTVGGYSNENKTMILCVTEQQEAVKLKRTLQNEEPTTFVIFLNASEILGRGFSLDKYYGQKL; the protein is encoded by the coding sequence ATGAAAAAAACAGTTTACGAATACTTGCAAATAATTATCGGCGCAACGCTTGTCGCGCTTTCCTATAACATCTTCCTGCTGCCGGCAAAACTTGCTGCAGGCGGCATTTCGGGTGTCAGTACAATTTTATTTGAATTGTATGGGCTAAGTCCCGCTTTCACGCAATTTCTGATTAATTTACCGATATTTGTTATTGGCTGGATTGCACTTGGTAAAGACTTCAGCTGGAAAACGCTAGTCGGAACATTCTGGGTACCGTTTATTATTTATTTAAGTGCGGATATCCCGTATACCATTACCAATCCATTCCTCGGCGCGGTGTATGGCGGGATCATCCTGGGTATTGGACTTGGAACGGTTTATAAAGGCCGGGGATCAACCGGCGGCACTGCAGCAATCGCACAAGTCGTTAAAAAGTTCACAGGTCTCTCAAGCGGTTATTGCCAGCTGATTGTTGACGGATTTGTCGTCGTTTCTTCCATTATTGTATTTAATCTGGAGCTGACATTGTTTGCATTAATGTGTATTTATATTACAAGCAAAACGATTGATATCGTGCAATTGCGTACTTCTGCATCGAAATTAATTATGATTATAACGGAAAATGAAGAAAAAATTCAGCGGCTGATAAATGAAGAAGTTGACCGCGGCATGACAAAAGTCCGTACAGTCGGCGGTTATTCAAATGAGAACAAAACAATGATTCTTTGTGTTACTGAGCAGCAAGAGGCTGTGAAATTAAAGCGTACACTGCAAAATGAGGAACCAACTACATTTGTAATTTTCCTGAATGCATCTGAAATCCTTGGGCGCGGATTTTCACTGGACAAGTATTATGGACAGAAGTTGTAG
- a CDS encoding acetyl-CoA C-acetyltransferase, which yields MKEAVIVAGARTPVGKANKGSLANTRPDDLAALTIKETLKRAGNYDGNIDDVIIGCAMPEAEQGMNMARNIAGLAGLRNDVPGITINRYCSSGLQSIAYAAERIMVGASDTMIAGGAESMSLIPMGGHVIKPNTKLVQDAPGYYMGMGYTAEEVANRFNISRADQDAFAAQSHERAAIAIEEGKFKEEIVPVKVTERVIGPKNKIEEKTKLFEMDEGVRAGTTPEVLAKLRPAFSMTGSVTAGNSSQMSDGAASVLLMDREKADSEGLKPLAKFHSFAVAGVEPEIMGVGPIEAVPKALKIAGLELNDIGLIELNEAFASQSVRVIQELDLDPSIVNVNGGAIALGHPLGMTGTKLTLSLIHEMKRRNVQYGVVTMCIGGGMGAAGVFELL from the coding sequence GTGAAGGAAGCAGTAATTGTCGCAGGTGCAAGGACCCCTGTGGGAAAAGCTAACAAAGGATCACTCGCGAACACGAGACCTGATGATCTTGCAGCACTAACAATTAAAGAAACGCTGAAACGCGCCGGCAATTATGATGGCAATATCGATGACGTCATTATCGGCTGTGCCATGCCCGAAGCGGAGCAAGGTATGAACATGGCACGTAATATCGCGGGGCTTGCCGGGCTGCGTAACGATGTGCCGGGAATCACGATTAACCGTTATTGTTCGTCCGGTCTGCAAAGTATCGCATACGCAGCTGAGCGTATTATGGTTGGTGCAAGTGATACGATGATAGCCGGCGGCGCGGAATCAATGAGCCTGATTCCGATGGGTGGTCATGTTATTAAACCAAATACGAAGCTTGTTCAAGACGCACCAGGATATTATATGGGGATGGGCTATACCGCTGAAGAAGTGGCGAACCGTTTCAACATTTCACGTGCAGATCAGGATGCATTCGCGGCACAAAGCCATGAACGTGCGGCAATAGCTATTGAGGAAGGAAAATTTAAAGAAGAAATTGTTCCCGTTAAAGTAACAGAGCGCGTCATTGGGCCCAAAAATAAAATTGAAGAAAAGACGAAGCTATTTGAAATGGATGAAGGCGTACGTGCAGGAACAACTCCCGAAGTGCTGGCGAAACTTCGACCGGCATTCAGCATGACTGGATCTGTAACTGCCGGTAACTCTTCCCAAATGAGTGATGGAGCGGCATCCGTTCTGCTGATGGATCGTGAAAAGGCTGATTCAGAAGGGTTGAAGCCACTGGCGAAATTCCATTCTTTTGCGGTAGCCGGTGTGGAACCGGAGATTATGGGTGTTGGTCCGATTGAAGCAGTGCCGAAAGCTTTGAAAATTGCCGGCCTTGAGCTGAATGACATTGGCCTGATTGAACTGAACGAAGCATTCGCATCACAATCGGTCAGGGTAATTCAGGAACTTGATTTGGATCCAAGCATTGTTAATGTCAATGGCGGGGCAATCGCACTCGGTCACCCATTGGGCATGACAGGAACCAAATTAACACTCAGCCTCATTCATGAAATGAAACGCCGCAACGTACAATACGGTGTCGTCACCATGTGTATTGGAGGCGGAATGGGCGCAGCCGGCGTATTCGAATTGTTATAA
- a CDS encoding acyl-CoA dehydrogenase family protein — translation MSETKDKLFKGGAFLIEDLTGNDVITPEDFTDEHKMIAKTTEDFVAGEVLPKVENLENHEFEHSVDLLKKAGELGLLGADVPEEYGGLALDKISSSLITEKFSRAGGFSVTHGAHVGIGSLPIVFFGNDAQKEKYLPKLATGELLAAYALTEPSSGSDALGAKTTAKLNEAGTHYILNGEKQWITNSAFADVFIVYAKIDGEHFSAFIVEREFPGVSTGPEENKMGIKSSSTRTLVLEDAEVPVENLLGEKGKGHKIAFNILNVGRYKLAIGGVGGSKQGIELATKYVNERKQFNTPISSFSLTQEKLATMAARTYANESAVYRTVGLFEQRMGALTDEQLKDGREVAKAIAEYQIECSMNKYTATECLDYVADEAVQLHGGYGFMEEYEVARMYRDSRINRIFEGTNEINRLIVPGTLLKKAMKGELPLLQKAQTLQEELMMMMPEEVGDEPLEQEKYLLKNAKKMVLLGAGLATQKYMKELENEQEILVNLADMTAEVYNMESAILRTEKALNRDGAEKAKQKLLYTQVYVQEAFNRIEADAKETLIAVESGDTLRMMLSSLRKLTRHTPTNVIGKKREIAAGIIEAEKYYV, via the coding sequence ATGAGTGAAACGAAGGATAAGCTTTTTAAAGGCGGAGCATTTTTAATTGAGGATTTAACCGGCAATGATGTCATCACGCCCGAAGATTTTACCGATGAGCACAAAATGATTGCCAAAACAACGGAAGATTTTGTCGCCGGTGAAGTGTTGCCAAAGGTTGAAAATCTGGAGAACCATGAATTTGAACATTCCGTTGATTTGCTAAAAAAAGCAGGGGAACTGGGACTGCTCGGCGCAGACGTACCGGAAGAATACGGCGGTCTGGCGCTTGATAAAATCAGTTCCTCCTTGATTACAGAGAAATTTTCACGTGCAGGCGGTTTTTCTGTAACACATGGTGCTCATGTCGGTATCGGTTCACTGCCGATTGTATTTTTCGGTAACGATGCACAGAAAGAAAAATATTTGCCGAAACTGGCGACAGGCGAACTGCTGGCTGCATATGCCCTGACCGAACCAAGCTCGGGATCTGACGCGCTTGGGGCAAAAACAACCGCAAAACTGAATGAAGCTGGAACACATTACATTTTAAATGGTGAAAAACAATGGATCACCAATTCAGCTTTTGCTGATGTTTTCATTGTTTATGCAAAAATTGATGGGGAACATTTCTCCGCATTCATTGTTGAGCGTGAATTTCCTGGTGTCTCAACCGGTCCGGAAGAAAACAAAATGGGGATTAAAAGTTCATCAACCCGTACATTGGTTTTGGAAGATGCGGAAGTGCCTGTTGAAAACTTGCTTGGTGAAAAAGGGAAGGGACATAAAATTGCCTTTAACATTCTGAACGTTGGCCGTTACAAATTGGCTATCGGTGGTGTTGGCGGATCCAAACAAGGAATTGAATTGGCAACAAAATATGTGAATGAACGTAAGCAATTCAATACTCCGATTTCAAGTTTTAGTCTGACACAGGAAAAACTTGCAACCATGGCAGCCCGGACATATGCTAACGAAAGTGCCGTTTACCGTACAGTCGGCTTATTCGAACAACGTATGGGCGCATTGACCGATGAGCAATTGAAAGACGGACGTGAAGTTGCAAAGGCAATCGCAGAGTATCAAATCGAGTGCTCCATGAATAAATATACAGCTACGGAATGCCTGGATTACGTGGCAGACGAAGCAGTTCAACTGCATGGCGGCTATGGTTTCATGGAAGAATATGAAGTTGCCAGGATGTATCGTGATTCCCGCATTAACCGGATTTTTGAGGGTACGAATGAAATCAACCGTTTGATTGTGCCGGGAACATTGCTTAAAAAGGCAATGAAAGGTGAACTGCCATTGCTGCAGAAAGCACAAACCCTGCAGGAAGAGCTTATGATGATGATGCCGGAAGAAGTCGGAGATGAACCGCTCGAACAGGAAAAATATCTCCTGAAAAATGCGAAGAAAATGGTGTTGCTTGGAGCCGGACTTGCCACACAGAAATATATGAAGGAACTGGAAAATGAGCAGGAAATCCTAGTTAACCTGGCTGATATGACAGCTGAAGTGTACAATATGGAATCCGCAATTCTTCGTACTGAAAAAGCGCTTAACCGAGACGGAGCGGAAAAAGCGAAGCAAAAACTGCTGTATACTCAAGTATATGTACAAGAAGCATTCAACCGTATAGAAGCAGATGCCAAAGAAACATTAATTGCTGTTGAATCCGGGGACACACTGCGTATGATGCTGTCATCACTGCGCAAACTGACCCGTCATACACCAACCAATGTAATCGGAAAGAAACGGGAAATCGCGGCAGGAATTATCGAAGCCGAAAAATATTACGTATAA
- a CDS encoding thioredoxin family protein, with the protein MQEATEEVLQQDRLLLYIYTPFCGTCSLAKSMLNKIESVHGEDIFYDMNASLNPDFMQENKVESVPCLLIKENNEVKEKVYAFRSIPNIYRYLMEYKPELFAKND; encoded by the coding sequence TTGCAGGAAGCAACAGAGGAAGTATTACAACAGGATCGTTTGTTACTGTATATCTACACACCATTTTGCGGTACATGCAGTTTGGCAAAATCAATGCTGAATAAAATTGAATCGGTCCATGGTGAAGATATATTTTATGACATGAATGCATCCTTGAATCCTGACTTCATGCAGGAAAATAAAGTGGAAAGTGTTCCATGCCTGTTGATAAAGGAAAACAATGAAGTGAAGGAAAAAGTATATGCATTCCGTTCCATACCAAATATTTATCGTTATCTAATGGAATATAAACCGGAGTTGTTCGCAAAAAATGATTGA
- a CDS encoding metal ABC transporter solute-binding protein, Zn/Mn family codes for MRFYKILMTLFLTAIVAAGCSTPTSEKNDGELTVYTSIYPIQYAVDRIGGDTVHTESVYPPGVDAHTYEPSTKEMTAIAEGDAFIYLGAGMEGFAESAAQALDSQDVKMIELGTHDELFHTSGEHDDGEEHVHGSHHHGDKDPHIWLDPTRMLDMAGIIKGKLIDMNPENKDTYVKNFNKLKKDLLELDNHYRKTLKQKDNKEILVSHAAYGYWEERYGIEQLAISGLSSSEEPSQKELTNIIDTAKKHNLKYIIFEQNGSDRVSSILQEQLGAEALHIHNLSVLTQEDIDNGEDYLSLMKHNLGVLDKATN; via the coding sequence ATGCGATTTTATAAAATACTAATGACACTTTTCTTAACAGCTATTGTGGCAGCAGGGTGTTCAACACCAACTTCTGAGAAAAATGATGGTGAACTTACCGTCTATACTTCCATTTATCCGATTCAATATGCTGTCGACCGAATTGGCGGTGACACAGTCCATACCGAATCAGTCTACCCTCCGGGGGTTGATGCACACACATACGAACCTTCGACAAAAGAAATGACTGCGATTGCTGAAGGTGACGCATTTATATATCTTGGTGCGGGAATGGAAGGATTTGCTGAATCAGCAGCGCAAGCACTTGATTCACAGGATGTCAAAATGATTGAGCTTGGAACACATGATGAACTTTTCCATACAAGTGGCGAACATGACGATGGAGAAGAACATGTGCATGGCAGTCACCATCATGGTGATAAAGATCCGCATATTTGGCTGGATCCAACACGAATGCTTGATATGGCGGGCATAATTAAAGGAAAACTAATTGATATGAATCCGGAAAATAAAGATACGTATGTGAAGAATTTCAACAAACTAAAAAAAGATTTGCTTGAACTGGATAACCATTACCGAAAAACATTAAAACAAAAAGATAATAAGGAAATTCTTGTTTCGCATGCCGCCTATGGGTACTGGGAAGAACGCTATGGTATTGAACAGCTTGCCATCAGCGGGTTATCATCAAGTGAGGAGCCATCGCAAAAGGAACTGACAAACATAATTGATACGGCAAAAAAACACAATCTCAAGTATATCATTTTTGAGCAAAATGGTTCTGACCGTGTCTCCAGTATTTTGCAGGAACAGCTTGGTGCGGAAGCATTGCACATCCATAACCTTTCAGTCCTGACACAGGAAGATATCGATAATGGCGAAGATTACCTTTCTCTAATGAAACATAACCTTGGGGTACTCGATAAAGCTACCAATTAA
- a CDS encoding toprim domain-containing protein yields the protein MTDDPGKIIIVEGLTDKKQIKKVITEDLEIICTNGTLGVEKFDELLETYNLDNRDVYILVDEDSSGVKLRRQLTRELPHAEHMYVSGEYREVAATPEHDIAVELAGKGIRVNPIFLL from the coding sequence ATGACGGATGATCCGGGAAAAATCATTATTGTCGAAGGTTTGACAGACAAAAAACAAATTAAAAAGGTCATTACGGAAGACCTCGAAATCATATGTACGAACGGCACACTTGGTGTGGAAAAGTTTGACGAACTTTTGGAAACGTACAATCTCGATAACCGTGATGTGTATATTTTAGTTGATGAAGACAGTTCAGGAGTGAAACTGCGGCGGCAATTGACCAGGGAACTGCCCCATGCCGAGCATATGTACGTTAGCGGTGAATACCGTGAAGTTGCGGCGACCCCTGAACACGATATAGCAGTGGAGTTGGCCGGAAAGGGAATCAGGGTCAATCCGATTTTTTTACTATAG
- a CDS encoding metal ABC transporter ATP-binding protein gives MDEPIVSMKDITYAYENKTVLNHINFEIPAGSFMGLVGPNGGGKTTLVKLILGLLKPDHGNIQLFGEPADKFKAKNKIGFVSQKANSFNKGFPATVYEVVSMGLTAKVGYLKFLNSKHKTEILHAIEQVGMQEYTRENIGNLSGGQQQRVFIARSLVSKPELLILDEPTVGVDYENVKRFYELLHRLNEKKNITLLLVTHDTGTMTEHATDIVCLNKTLHFHGKPEEYTSLSERDLSQFYGHPVSIVAHDH, from the coding sequence TTGGATGAACCGATCGTTTCAATGAAAGATATCACGTACGCATATGAAAACAAAACCGTCCTAAACCACATAAATTTTGAAATTCCCGCCGGTTCCTTTATGGGGCTTGTGGGACCAAACGGCGGTGGAAAAACCACCCTGGTCAAATTAATTTTGGGATTGCTTAAGCCTGATCACGGAAACATTCAGTTGTTTGGAGAACCCGCTGATAAATTTAAAGCAAAAAATAAAATTGGTTTTGTTTCACAAAAAGCAAATTCATTTAATAAAGGTTTTCCAGCAACGGTGTATGAAGTGGTTTCCATGGGTTTGACAGCAAAGGTCGGCTACTTGAAGTTTTTGAATTCGAAGCACAAAACCGAAATTCTGCATGCTATTGAACAGGTAGGTATGCAGGAGTACACCCGCGAAAACATCGGCAACCTTTCCGGTGGACAGCAGCAACGGGTATTTATTGCCAGGTCACTTGTCAGCAAACCGGAACTGTTGATTTTGGATGAACCGACTGTCGGGGTTGACTACGAAAATGTGAAACGATTTTATGAACTCCTGCATCGGCTTAATGAAAAGAAAAATATCACCCTGCTGCTTGTCACACATGACACGGGAACGATGACTGAACACGCTACAGATATTGTCTGTCTGAACAAAACACTACACTTTCATGGAAAACCGGAAGAATACACATCTCTATCCGAAAGGGACCTGTCGCAATTTTACGGACATCCGGTAAGCATTGTGGCACACGATCACTAA
- a CDS encoding 3-hydroxyacyl-CoA dehydrogenase/enoyl-CoA hydratase family protein — translation MKHSIKRAAVLGSGVMGSGIAAHLANVGIPTIMLDIAPRKLTEDEENKGLTLEDRAVRNRMAAQSKKALLKQKPSPITSKKSLDLIEIGNMDDDMEKLAEVDWVIEVVVENLDIKKKVFANVDKHRKEGTIVTSNTSGISVEAMSADCSEDFRKHFLGTHFFNPPRYLKLLEVIPTKHTDPAVLDFMKKFGEDVLGKGVVEAKDTPNFIANRIGTYGLLVTVQEMLKGGYSIGEVDSVTGPMIGRPKSATFRTLDVVGLDTFIHVANNVHDQVEGKEKELFEVPDFMLKMQDKGWLGAKSGQGFFLKKKGKDGSTIYQLNPKTLEYEDRRKLKTPATEMAKQEKGSRRKLKALVKAKGDRAGDLIWSVLKPALIYSAELTGEIADDIVSIDQAMKWGFGWEIGPFETWDAIGVKKSVERMQEEGETVPEWVLKMLETGNKSFYKTDNGNVYYYDNGEYKQQHFNPKEINIKRMKDVNGVIKKNTGASLIDMGDDVALLEFHSQSNAIGLDIIQMVNHAIEEVGKNYKGLVIGNQGKNFCVGANLGMMLMEAQDDNFFELDMVVRQFQNMALNIKYSGKPVVTAPFNMTLGGGAEVSLPAAAIQASAETYMGLVEFGVGLIPGGGGTKELYLKELRNLPEGVDLDLTKVANDVFEKVAMAKVSTSAAEAVENGYLNKHDAISVNPDHLLHDAKQRVLALDKAGYTAPKREKIPVVGDAGYAAMLLGAKTLRFGGYASDHDVKIAEKLAYVLSGGRIKEGTRIDEQVMLDLEREAFLSLISEPLTQQRMQHMLLKGKPLRN, via the coding sequence ATGAAGCATTCAATCAAGCGTGCCGCAGTATTAGGCTCTGGTGTTATGGGCTCCGGGATTGCAGCACACTTGGCGAACGTGGGAATACCAACAATCATGCTGGATATTGCACCACGTAAATTAACCGAGGATGAAGAGAATAAAGGCCTGACGTTGGAAGATAGGGCTGTACGAAATCGCATGGCGGCCCAAAGCAAAAAGGCACTGCTTAAACAGAAACCGTCACCAATCACATCCAAAAAAAGTCTTGATTTAATTGAAATCGGTAACATGGATGACGATATGGAAAAGCTGGCAGAAGTAGACTGGGTTATTGAAGTGGTTGTTGAAAATTTGGATATAAAGAAAAAAGTTTTTGCGAATGTGGATAAACATCGTAAAGAAGGAACAATTGTTACTTCCAATACATCAGGAATTTCGGTGGAGGCGATGTCTGCGGACTGTTCGGAAGACTTCCGTAAACATTTTCTCGGAACGCATTTTTTCAATCCGCCGCGCTATTTAAAATTGCTGGAAGTCATTCCGACGAAACATACAGATCCCGCCGTGCTCGATTTCATGAAAAAATTCGGTGAGGATGTTTTGGGAAAAGGTGTTGTCGAAGCGAAAGATACACCTAATTTCATTGCAAACCGAATCGGAACTTATGGACTTTTGGTGACCGTACAGGAAATGTTAAAAGGCGGTTACAGTATTGGGGAAGTGGATTCAGTAACAGGTCCAATGATTGGCCGTCCAAAAAGTGCTACATTCAGAACGCTTGATGTTGTTGGATTGGATACGTTTATTCATGTAGCCAATAATGTGCACGATCAGGTGGAAGGCAAGGAAAAAGAGTTGTTTGAGGTGCCCGATTTCATGTTGAAAATGCAGGATAAAGGCTGGCTCGGTGCTAAAAGCGGTCAAGGATTCTTCCTGAAAAAGAAAGGGAAAGATGGGAGTACCATCTATCAATTGAATCCGAAAACACTAGAATATGAGGATCGCAGAAAATTAAAGACCCCAGCAACGGAAATGGCCAAACAGGAGAAAGGCTCCCGTCGCAAATTGAAAGCGCTTGTAAAAGCGAAAGGCGACAGGGCTGGGGATCTGATCTGGTCTGTGCTGAAACCGGCACTGATTTATTCCGCGGAGTTGACCGGAGAAATTGCTGATGACATTGTTTCCATCGATCAGGCAATGAAATGGGGATTCGGCTGGGAAATCGGTCCATTTGAGACGTGGGATGCCATCGGAGTGAAAAAGTCTGTTGAACGCATGCAGGAAGAAGGCGAAACCGTTCCGGAATGGGTGTTAAAAATGCTTGAGACCGGTAACAAATCCTTCTATAAAACGGACAATGGAAATGTCTATTACTATGATAATGGTGAATATAAACAACAGCATTTTAACCCGAAAGAGATTAATATAAAACGGATGAAAGATGTAAATGGAGTGATTAAGAAAAATACCGGTGCCAGTTTGATAGATATGGGGGACGATGTTGCCCTGCTTGAGTTCCATTCACAAAGTAACGCAATCGGTCTCGATATCATCCAGATGGTAAATCACGCTATTGAGGAAGTCGGGAAAAATTATAAAGGGCTTGTAATCGGAAATCAGGGTAAAAATTTCTGTGTAGGTGCCAACCTTGGCATGATGCTGATGGAAGCACAAGATGACAACTTCTTTGAACTGGATATGGTTGTTCGTCAGTTCCAGAACATGGCATTGAACATTAAGTATTCCGGGAAACCCGTCGTTACTGCACCATTTAACATGACACTTGGTGGCGGTGCAGAAGTGTCATTGCCAGCCGCAGCTATTCAGGCATCTGCTGAGACGTATATGGGACTTGTCGAATTCGGTGTTGGGCTAATCCCAGGCGGAGGTGGAACGAAGGAACTTTACTTAAAGGAACTCCGCAATTTGCCGGAGGGCGTTGACCTGGACCTGACGAAAGTTGCCAACGATGTTTTTGAGAAAGTGGCAATGGCCAAAGTTTCCACTTCCGCAGCAGAAGCGGTGGAAAATGGGTATTTGAATAAACATGATGCCATCAGTGTCAATCCGGATCATCTTCTGCATGATGCAAAACAGCGTGTATTGGCACTGGATAAGGCAGGTTATACTGCACCGAAGCGGGAGAAAATTCCGGTGGTCGGAGATGCCGGTTATGCTGCAATGCTCCTGGGAGCGAAAACATTGCGATTTGGCGGATATGCATCAGATCATGACGTAAAAATTGCTGAGAAATTGGCTTATGTCTTATCAGGCGGACGCATAAAAGAAGGAACACGCATTGATGAACAGGTTATGCTTGACCTGGAACGTGAAGCATTCCTGAGTTTGATTTCAGAACCACTGACACAGCAGCGTATGCAGCACATGCTTTTAAAAGGTAAACCACTACGTAACTAA